In Streptomyces seoulensis, the following are encoded in one genomic region:
- a CDS encoding Gfo/Idh/MocA family oxidoreductase — MSDLPRVCVVGYGVAGKLHHRLLEAAGLRVCAVDPAVTGVPAGVHRHRPVDHSPTVRDMTGPVHLWSLCTPTQVHVDVLAEVLERDPLARVIMEKPACRAQDVPRLLELLERYPGARVVVMNQYRHAHALRLLDDLRRRHLPDQPVTAVRVAFSKDRRADMEAGRFVDRDHGVFGYEWPHMLAVASRLLPSEAYRAYVETPVEDVRGVVHEDYFVTAARERAVVADGVELDLYSSVVGDPPGDTGTPDWARPFGHSVGGRRRLAQLQVGPALFTAEMDPVALPDGSRLPANTHRLTAQLPGGVQETLVNDSPMDNALRTAVARLLGDLPLPPVDLRPVHRISALAGHFGHARAAAATAGQLSGGAV; from the coding sequence ATGAGTGACCTGCCCCGCGTCTGCGTCGTCGGCTACGGAGTGGCCGGCAAACTCCACCACCGCCTGCTGGAAGCCGCCGGTCTGCGCGTGTGCGCCGTCGACCCGGCCGTGACCGGCGTACCCGCCGGCGTCCACCGCCACCGGCCCGTCGACCACAGCCCCACCGTCAGGGACATGACGGGCCCGGTGCACCTGTGGTCGCTCTGCACACCCACCCAGGTGCACGTCGATGTCCTGGCGGAGGTCCTGGAGCGCGACCCGCTGGCCCGCGTCATCATGGAGAAGCCGGCCTGCCGGGCACAGGACGTGCCCCGGCTCCTGGAGCTGCTGGAGCGGTACCCCGGAGCGCGTGTGGTGGTCATGAACCAGTACCGGCACGCCCACGCGCTGCGCCTGCTGGACGACCTCCGGCGCCGTCATCTGCCGGACCAGCCGGTGACGGCGGTGCGCGTCGCCTTCAGCAAGGACCGGCGGGCCGACATGGAGGCCGGGCGGTTCGTCGACCGCGACCACGGCGTCTTCGGCTACGAGTGGCCGCACATGCTCGCGGTGGCGAGCCGGCTGCTGCCGTCGGAGGCGTACCGCGCCTATGTCGAGACCCCGGTCGAGGACGTGCGCGGGGTCGTCCACGAGGACTACTTCGTCACGGCCGCCCGGGAGCGCGCCGTGGTGGCGGACGGCGTGGAGCTGGACCTGTACTCGTCGGTCGTCGGCGACCCGCCGGGCGACACCGGCACACCCGACTGGGCCCGTCCCTTCGGCCACTCCGTCGGCGGGCGCCGACGGCTCGCCCAACTCCAGGTCGGGCCGGCGTTGTTCACGGCCGAGATGGACCCCGTGGCCCTTCCGGACGGCAGCCGGCTGCCCGCCAACACCCACCGGCTGACGGCCCAGCTTCCCGGCGGCGTCCAGGAGACGCTGGTGAACGACTCCCCCATGGACAACGCCCTGCGCACCGCGGTCGCCCGGCTGCTCGGCGATCTGCCCCTGCCTCCGGTCGACCTGCGCCCCGTGCACCGCATCAGCGCGCTGGCGGGCCACTTCGGGCACGCCCGCGCGGCCGCCGCCACGGCCGGACAGCTGAGCGGAGGGGCCGTATGA